Proteins from one Syntrophaceae bacterium genomic window:
- a CDS encoding GDP-L-fucose synthase, which yields MKEKRITVTGGKGFLGTHLLRNLAGKGYGRVSVADLPEYNLVDIGGVRRLYDEQRPDIVLHLAARVGGIGYNAENPATLFYDNIMMGVQLLHEGYLRRIDKFVGLGTICAYPKFTPVPFREDDIWNGYPEETNAPYGLAKKMMLVQAQAYRQQYGFNAVFILPVNLYGPGDNFDPRSSHVIPALIKKCADAVENGEEEIVVWGTGAATREFFYVEDAAEAIVAAMERYDKSDPVNIGAGFEISIRDLVELIVELTGFRGRVVWDATKPDGQPRRMLDTTRAVREFGFSAKTDFREGLRKTIDWYRDFRRK from the coding sequence ATGAAAGAAAAGCGAATCACCGTAACCGGCGGAAAGGGGTTCCTGGGGACTCATCTGCTTCGGAATCTGGCCGGGAAGGGGTACGGCCGGGTGTCCGTAGCGGACCTTCCGGAATACAATCTGGTGGACATCGGAGGCGTTCGGCGCCTCTACGACGAGCAGCGGCCCGACATCGTCCTCCACCTGGCAGCACGGGTCGGCGGCATTGGATACAACGCGGAAAACCCTGCCACCCTCTTTTACGACAACATCATGATGGGGGTGCAACTCCTTCACGAGGGGTACCTCCGCAGGATCGACAAATTTGTCGGCCTGGGAACGATCTGCGCCTACCCCAAGTTCACCCCAGTACCATTCCGGGAGGACGATATCTGGAACGGGTATCCCGAGGAGACCAACGCCCCGTACGGCCTGGCGAAGAAGATGATGCTTGTCCAGGCCCAGGCCTATCGCCAGCAGTACGGTTTCAACGCCGTTTTTATCCTTCCGGTGAATCTCTATGGCCCGGGAGACAACTTCGATCCCCGATCCTCCCACGTCATCCCCGCCCTTATCAAGAAATGCGCTGACGCCGTGGAGAACGGCGAAGAGGAGATCGTCGTCTGGGGGACGGGTGCGGCCACCCGGGAATTCTTCTACGTCGAGGATGCCGCCGAGGCGATCGTGGCGGCCATGGAGCGCTACGACAAGAGCGACCCCGTCAACATCGGGGCGGGCTTTGAGATCTCCATCCGGGACCTGGTGGAGCTGATCGTTGAGTTGACGGGCTTCCGGGGACGCGTCGTCTGGGATGCCACGAAGCCGGACGGACAGCCGCGGCGTATGCTCGATACCACCCGGGCCGTCCGGGAATTCGGCTTCAGCGCAAAAACGGACTTCCGGGAAGGCCTGAGGAAGACCATCGACTGGTACCGTGACTTCAGACGGAAATAG
- a CDS encoding MarR family transcriptional regulator, whose product MSKSRKKEKSFAREGGFLIARIFQVSGRVFARKMRERELTRITPEQGRILFALWRSDGIAIQELAGKTSLSKSTLTAMLDRLEEAGHIVRVPSSEDRRRIMIRLTEKDRLLRDAYIKISDEMNDLVYRGFSDEEIDAFEEQLKKILRNLEEAES is encoded by the coding sequence ATGTCAAAGAGCAGGAAAAAGGAGAAGTCCTTCGCCCGCGAAGGAGGCTTCCTGATCGCCCGGATCTTCCAGGTATCGGGACGCGTCTTTGCCAGGAAGATGAGAGAGAGAGAATTGACCCGCATCACGCCCGAACAGGGGAGGATCCTCTTTGCCCTCTGGCGGAGCGACGGCATTGCCATCCAGGAACTGGCGGGAAAGACGTCGCTGAGCAAATCGACGCTGACGGCCATGCTGGACCGTCTGGAGGAGGCGGGCCATATTGTCCGTGTTCCTTCCTCGGAGGACCGGCGGCGGATCATGATTCGACTGACCGAAAAGGACCGTCTGCTACGGGATGCCTATATAAAGATCTCCGACGAGATGAACGATCTGGTTTATCGAGGATTCAGTGATGAGGAAATCGATGCTTTTGAAGAGCAGTTGAAGAAAATCCTTCGGAACCTCGAGGAGGCCGAATCTTGA
- a CDS encoding amidohydrolase — protein MKNRTVIDVWMQHPTLRFINHPMFESLRRWTGLGTVMEEIPLEFTVAAMDQGGVEKGLISAWCGPRGELISNDEVAGFVGRFPDRLVGIATADLYRPMAAVRELRRCVRELGFRGLRIVQWLWDLPVTDRRYYPLFAECVELGIPVCLQVGHTGPLCPSEPGRPIPYIDVAAIEFPELTMVCGHVGYPWTQEMIAVATKHPNVFIDTSAYTAKRYPPELVAYMKTNGKKKVLFGTNYPMITPQKCLADLDALGLDEETKALFLYGNACRIFGLLSATASSER, from the coding sequence ATGAAAAACAGGACCGTGATTGACGTCTGGATGCAGCACCCGACGCTGCGCTTCATCAACCATCCCATGTTCGAGTCGCTCCGCCGCTGGACCGGGCTTGGAACCGTGATGGAGGAGATTCCCCTGGAATTCACCGTTGCCGCAATGGACCAGGGAGGGGTAGAAAAGGGGTTGATTTCCGCCTGGTGCGGACCCCGAGGGGAACTGATTTCCAATGACGAGGTGGCGGGATTCGTAGGCCGCTTTCCGGACCGGCTGGTCGGCATCGCGACGGCCGATCTCTACCGGCCGATGGCAGCCGTCCGGGAACTCCGGCGCTGCGTCCGGGAACTCGGATTCCGCGGACTCCGCATCGTTCAATGGCTTTGGGACCTTCCCGTTACGGACCGGCGCTACTATCCCCTCTTTGCAGAATGCGTGGAGTTGGGCATTCCCGTTTGCCTGCAGGTCGGACACACGGGGCCTTTGTGTCCTTCCGAGCCCGGGCGCCCCATTCCGTATATCGACGTGGCCGCCATCGAGTTCCCTGAACTGACGATGGTCTGCGGGCATGTCGGTTATCCGTGGACGCAGGAGATGATCGCCGTAGCCACCAAGCACCCCAACGTCTTCATCGATACGTCGGCCTATACGGCGAAGCGATACCCTCCGGAACTGGTGGCTTACATGAAAACGAACGGGAAGAAGAAGGTTCTCTTCGGGACCAATTACCCCATGATCACACCCCAGAAGTGCCTCGCCGACCTCGATGCCCTGGGACTGGACGAAGAAACGAAGGCCCTGTTCCTATATGGTAACGCCTGTCGGATCTTCGGACTTCTATCCGCAACGGCATCGTCCGAGCGGTGA
- a CDS encoding PAS domain S-box protein — protein MELINLLPQAVIEIQFDGTLLFANWHSRKLFGYSIDDDVVGKVNVFQHVIPEDRERIADGIGKMAAGKNGRPPEITAVRKDGSTFPAIVYANLIMTSGNPVGVRVIVADISDKKEIEEAYKALVDHSLQGLVIVQDGRFVFVNDFFVRNCGFTREELLALPFDDMWQMIHPEDRELVMNMHKNLLTGAMTKAPVIEYRVFVKGHEGLEMRWVSDYGTRIEYRGRPAVQTALVDITERKLSEMAILESERRYRDLAELLPQGVFEADMKGRIIYVNRSVLDMFGIVSGDFGADTMIADTLVLKDRDRAERGVKRVLAGEKVMAGEYTCVRKDGTTFPAMILANAIIKDGKPDGIRGVIVDITVRKEMNRKLEESEARYRTLFNSTGTATVLSDEDMNIVLANQNFYRLSGYSTDTELKFTDLIHSDDLNFMVDCHRRRRIDPGSVPRSYEFRFRRADGAIRNAFLTVGMIPGTKRSVASIIDITELKQAQEELRKKTFSLEEANSALRVLLKQRDEDKADLEKNILTNLKEVVLPFLDKLKVQNLNASQLNILAVIEENLKEIMSPFLKNISYNYARLTPREIEILLLVKEGRSTKEISRIIHTSERTIDFQRNSIRKKLGISNSKVNLRTFIMNKEGSL, from the coding sequence ATGGAACTCATTAACCTCCTCCCACAGGCGGTGATCGAGATCCAGTTCGATGGAACGCTTCTCTTCGCCAATTGGCACAGCCGGAAACTCTTCGGTTACAGTATCGATGACGATGTTGTCGGCAAGGTAAACGTCTTCCAGCACGTTATCCCGGAGGATCGTGAAAGAATTGCCGACGGCATTGGGAAGATGGCCGCTGGAAAGAATGGACGGCCTCCCGAGATCACGGCGGTCAGGAAGGATGGATCGACCTTTCCCGCCATTGTGTATGCGAATCTGATCATGACATCAGGCAATCCCGTTGGTGTCCGGGTGATCGTTGCCGATATCTCGGACAAGAAAGAAATCGAAGAGGCCTACAAGGCCTTGGTGGACCATTCTCTCCAGGGGCTGGTCATCGTTCAGGACGGACGGTTTGTTTTCGTCAATGATTTCTTTGTCCGCAATTGCGGTTTTACAAGAGAAGAACTTCTGGCGCTACCCTTTGACGACATGTGGCAGATGATCCATCCCGAAGACCGGGAACTGGTCATGAACATGCATAAGAACCTGCTGACCGGTGCGATGACAAAGGCTCCGGTTATCGAATACCGGGTCTTTGTCAAAGGACACGAAGGGCTTGAAATGCGCTGGGTCAGCGATTACGGGACGAGGATCGAATACAGGGGGCGCCCCGCTGTTCAGACCGCCCTCGTGGACATCACCGAACGCAAACTCTCTGAAATGGCCATCCTGGAAAGCGAAAGGAGATATCGGGACCTCGCGGAACTGCTCCCGCAAGGTGTCTTCGAGGCCGACATGAAGGGGCGGATTATCTACGTCAACCGCAGTGTCCTGGATATGTTCGGGATCGTGTCCGGCGATTTCGGAGCGGATACAATGATCGCAGACACGCTGGTGCTGAAGGATCGCGACAGAGCGGAGCGAGGGGTGAAAAGGGTTCTGGCCGGTGAGAAGGTGATGGCGGGTGAATATACCTGTGTTCGCAAGGATGGAACGACCTTTCCGGCCATGATTCTGGCCAACGCCATTATCAAGGACGGGAAACCGGACGGGATCCGTGGCGTCATTGTGGACATCACCGTACGCAAGGAGATGAATCGCAAACTCGAGGAATCCGAGGCTCGTTATCGGACCCTGTTTAATTCCACAGGAACGGCAACGGTGCTTAGCGATGAGGATATGAACATTGTGTTGGCCAACCAGAATTTTTATCGGCTCAGCGGATACTCGACGGACACCGAACTGAAGTTCACGGATCTGATCCATTCGGATGACCTGAATTTCATGGTGGATTGCCACCGCCGGCGAAGAATCGATCCGGGATCCGTCCCGAGGAGTTATGAGTTCAGGTTCCGGCGTGCCGATGGAGCGATTCGCAACGCATTTCTCACTGTGGGCATGATTCCGGGTACGAAAAGAAGTGTTGCCTCGATTATCGACATCACGGAACTCAAACAGGCTCAGGAAGAGCTTCGGAAAAAAACGTTCAGCCTGGAAGAAGCGAATTCTGCGCTGCGCGTTCTTTTAAAGCAGCGGGATGAAGACAAGGCCGATCTTGAAAAGAACATCCTGACTAATCTGAAGGAAGTCGTTCTGCCGTTCCTGGACAAGCTCAAGGTACAAAACCTGAACGCTTCGCAACTGAATATCCTGGCGGTGATCGAGGAGAACCTCAAGGAGATCATGTCTCCTTTCCTGAAAAACATTTCGTACAATTATGCGAGGCTGACTCCCCGTGAAATCGAGATCCTGCTCCTCGTCAAGGAAGGCCGTTCAACCAAGGAAATATCACGAATCATCCACACGTCTGAACGCACAATCGATTTCCAGCGCAACAGCATCAGGAAAAAACTTGGAATAAGCAACAGCAAGGTCAACCTCAGGACCTTTATCATGAACAAGGAGGGATCGTTGTAG
- a CDS encoding sigma 54-interacting transcriptional regulator, which translates to MNRNCSPADVLTRESDHPFEACSVHELEDILEASHDGIFITDGRGNVLRVNSAWERICGFSRADIIGRNAQELVNEKLYSESAVMAAIRTQKAITILLEMTKGEKAGQKIMATAIPILGLGGEIKRVVANIRDITEILYLKELLGKTQELNTIYATELEQVRLQQLLNHSNVIARSQATRNILQMATQVAKVDSTVLVTGESGVGKEVIANTIHRLSPRSEGPLIKINCGSIPENLLETELFGYESGAFTGARKQGKPGLFEMAQKGTLFLDEIGDITFNLQAKLLRALQDREIMRVGGLKPVPVDVRIITATNKDLEEMVRQGSFRSDLFYRLNVVSIRIPPLRDRREDIPLLAIRFVEKINERYSLNKRLSPDVIDGFLMYPWPGNIRELENVTEQMIVMTKEDEVSVSQLPACIRNCIVPGNEGRRRLDRMPLKDAIEQTERQILEQALRKHRSTRSVARALAVNQSTVVRKIQKYGLSSLCREMVDHTSHA; encoded by the coding sequence ATGAATCGAAATTGTTCTCCTGCCGATGTATTGACGAGAGAGTCAGATCATCCTTTTGAAGCATGCAGTGTTCATGAGTTGGAAGACATCCTCGAGGCATCGCATGATGGTATTTTCATAACCGATGGCCGGGGGAATGTTTTGAGGGTGAACAGTGCGTGGGAACGGATTTGCGGCTTTTCCCGTGCGGACATCATCGGAAGAAATGCACAGGAACTGGTAAACGAAAAACTGTATTCGGAATCAGCTGTGATGGCCGCGATCCGTACCCAGAAGGCGATAACGATCCTTCTTGAAATGACAAAGGGTGAGAAAGCCGGCCAGAAAATCATGGCAACGGCCATTCCGATCTTGGGTCTAGGCGGTGAAATCAAAAGAGTTGTTGCCAACATCCGGGATATAACAGAGATACTCTATCTGAAGGAGCTTCTTGGGAAAACACAAGAACTGAACACAATTTATGCGACCGAGCTGGAGCAGGTGCGTTTACAGCAGTTGCTCAATCACAGCAATGTTATAGCTAGGAGCCAGGCCACCCGGAATATTCTGCAAATGGCTACTCAAGTGGCCAAGGTCGATTCAACCGTGTTGGTCACCGGCGAGTCCGGAGTCGGGAAAGAGGTGATCGCGAACACCATTCATCGCCTCAGCCCCCGCTCGGAAGGGCCTTTGATCAAGATCAACTGTGGCTCCATTCCCGAGAATTTGCTGGAGACGGAACTGTTCGGATATGAATCGGGAGCTTTTACCGGTGCCCGAAAGCAAGGCAAGCCAGGACTGTTTGAAATGGCGCAGAAAGGCACACTTTTCCTGGATGAGATTGGGGATATCACATTCAATTTGCAGGCAAAACTCCTTAGAGCCTTACAAGACCGTGAGATCATGAGAGTCGGGGGGTTGAAGCCAGTGCCAGTGGATGTCCGAATTATTACAGCAACCAACAAGGATCTGGAAGAAATGGTCAGGCAGGGCTCCTTCAGGAGTGACCTGTTCTATCGATTGAATGTTGTTTCCATCCGGATTCCGCCACTGCGAGACCGACGAGAAGACATCCCTTTGCTGGCAATACGTTTTGTTGAAAAGATAAATGAGAGGTACTCTCTCAACAAGCGTCTTTCTCCTGATGTGATAGATGGGTTCCTTATGTATCCATGGCCCGGCAACATCAGGGAGCTTGAAAATGTTACGGAACAGATGATTGTTATGACTAAGGAGGATGAGGTCTCGGTCAGTCAGTTGCCGGCTTGTATAAGGAACTGTATCGTTCCCGGCAATGAGGGACGCAGACGTCTGGATCGGATGCCGTTAAAAGATGCCATTGAACAAACGGAAAGGCAAATTCTGGAACAGGCTCTCAGGAAACACCGGAGCACCAGAAGCGTTGCACGGGCACTGGCAGTGAATCAGTCGACGGTTGTGAGAAAAATTCAGAAATACGGACTCTCATCTCTATGTCGGGAGATGGTTGATCATACGAGCCACGCCTAA
- a CDS encoding aldehyde ferredoxin oxidoreductase, protein MDMILRIDMGAEGGPAARTEAPGEYAGYGGRAMTSAIISKEVPPLCHPFGAENKLVIAPGLLSGTGAAMSGRLSVGCKSPLTGGIKEANSGGQAAQVLGRLGYAAIVLEGKPEAGHLYKILIKKDGIRIEEDNSLRMLPNYDLIQRMKEQYGDKIACISIGPAGEMKLSAASVACTDPELRPTRHAGRGGVGAVMGAKGVKVIVLDDSGLKNRQPKDPEKFREANKKFVAGLSSHSVTGQALPAYGTNVLTNIVNEAGAYPTFNFQQGQFQGASKISGETFAELETQRGGNPSHPCHRGCVIRCSGIYNDKNGNYISKQPEYETVWAHGGNCGIDDPDDIALLDFMDDNYGLDTIEMGAAIGVAMQAGIARFGDAEAAVNLLKEVGEGTPLGKILGSGAAITGKVFGVENVPVVKGQALPAYDPRAVQGIGVTYATSTMGGDHTAGYCIATNILKCGGFVDPLQAEGQVELSRNLQIATAAIDSTGMCLFIAFAVLDQPETFQALVDLLNSFYGLKLTGDDVSALGRKILDMERDFNRRAGFTKEHDRLPRFFTREPLYPHNTTFMVKDADLDRVFDW, encoded by the coding sequence ATGGATATGATTTTGAGAATCGATATGGGGGCTGAAGGCGGACCGGCGGCTAGGACAGAGGCGCCGGGAGAATATGCAGGTTATGGGGGGCGGGCGATGACGTCGGCAATCATCTCGAAGGAGGTACCGCCCCTGTGCCACCCTTTCGGCGCTGAAAACAAGCTGGTCATTGCACCGGGACTTCTTTCAGGGACCGGCGCGGCCATGTCGGGGCGGCTGTCCGTTGGCTGCAAGAGCCCACTCACGGGAGGTATCAAGGAAGCCAATTCAGGAGGACAGGCGGCCCAAGTTCTCGGTCGGCTTGGATATGCGGCGATTGTCCTGGAAGGAAAACCGGAGGCCGGACACCTCTACAAAATTCTCATCAAGAAGGATGGCATCCGGATCGAAGAAGACAACAGTCTGCGAATGCTCCCCAATTACGATCTGATCCAGAGAATGAAGGAACAGTATGGCGATAAGATTGCCTGCATCTCCATTGGGCCCGCCGGAGAAATGAAGCTCTCAGCTGCATCGGTTGCCTGTACGGATCCCGAACTCAGGCCGACCCGCCATGCCGGGCGCGGAGGCGTTGGCGCGGTTATGGGGGCGAAAGGGGTCAAGGTCATTGTGCTGGATGATTCCGGTTTGAAGAACCGTCAGCCGAAAGATCCTGAAAAATTCAGAGAGGCAAACAAGAAGTTTGTAGCGGGCCTTTCCAGTCACTCCGTAACCGGGCAGGCGCTTCCAGCATACGGAACCAATGTCCTGACGAACATCGTCAACGAAGCGGGAGCCTATCCGACGTTCAACTTTCAACAGGGTCAATTCCAGGGGGCTTCGAAAATCAGCGGCGAGACCTTCGCCGAGCTGGAGACACAGCGTGGCGGGAATCCCTCGCACCCCTGTCACCGGGGATGCGTCATTCGCTGTTCCGGCATCTATAACGACAAAAACGGTAATTATATTAGCAAGCAGCCGGAATATGAAACCGTCTGGGCTCATGGAGGCAACTGCGGCATCGATGATCCCGACGACATCGCACTCCTTGATTTCATGGACGACAACTACGGGCTCGACACCATCGAGATGGGAGCCGCCATCGGGGTTGCCATGCAGGCTGGGATTGCCCGGTTCGGCGACGCGGAGGCGGCCGTTAATCTGCTGAAGGAAGTGGGGGAGGGCACTCCTCTCGGAAAGATTTTGGGAAGCGGGGCGGCAATAACGGGCAAGGTCTTTGGTGTTGAAAATGTGCCTGTGGTCAAGGGGCAGGCACTTCCCGCCTATGACCCGCGGGCCGTGCAGGGGATCGGCGTAACGTATGCGACCAGCACCATGGGGGGAGACCATACGGCGGGCTACTGCATCGCGACGAACATCCTCAAGTGCGGCGGTTTTGTCGACCCATTACAGGCGGAGGGTCAGGTGGAACTGTCCCGGAACCTGCAGATCGCCACGGCCGCCATTGACTCGACGGGCATGTGTCTGTTCATTGCTTTCGCTGTTCTGGACCAGCCGGAAACGTTCCAGGCCCTGGTCGACCTGCTCAACTCGTTCTACGGTTTGAAACTGACCGGTGACGACGTCTCTGCATTGGGCCGGAAGATCCTGGATATGGAACGCGATTTCAACCGCCGCGCCGGTTTCACGAAGGAGCACGATCGCCTACCGCGGTTCTTCACAAGAGAACCCCTCTATCCCCACAACACGACTTTCATGGTCAAGGATGCCGACTTGGACAGGGTGTTCGATTGGTAA
- a CDS encoding MoaD/ThiS family protein, translating to MKIQVKLFASLRRGRFDVCSLECGEGTVVEDVLSILGIPEQEASIIFINSRIADKRSLLRGEDNLAIFPPIGGG from the coding sequence ATGAAAATTCAAGTGAAGCTGTTTGCCTCCCTACGGAGGGGGCGCTTTGACGTTTGCAGTCTGGAGTGCGGTGAAGGAACCGTCGTGGAGGATGTCTTGTCGATCCTGGGAATACCCGAGCAAGAGGCCTCCATCATCTTCATCAACAGCCGCATAGCGGACAAGCGCTCCCTCCTGCGAGGGGAAGACAATCTGGCGATCTTTCCACCCATTGGAGGGGGATAA
- a CDS encoding HesA/MoeB/ThiF family protein, with protein sequence MESIEGFLASNSREGLVSLAVQQEAKRRFHLTHRETEEFILSMDLFPIRYARNRKTFSTEQQLKLLNSRIAVIGCGGLGGYIVEELARLGVGSILVVDPDTFNEHNLNRQLFSVPGNLGMPKAVAAVRRAKEINPAIHAIAMVTSFSEENGEDLLMDIQVAADALDNVPARLDLAGVCDRMDIPLVHGSVGGWYGTVATQYPGERTIQRLFANFSGSKGIEEELGNTSFTPPLVASIEVAEIIKILLGEGTTLRGKLLSINLIDMEIVDINL encoded by the coding sequence ATGGAGTCCATCGAAGGCTTTCTCGCATCCAATTCCCGGGAGGGGCTTGTTTCCCTCGCTGTCCAACAGGAAGCAAAACGCAGGTTTCATCTGACTCACCGGGAAACCGAGGAATTCATCCTCTCCATGGACCTGTTCCCGATCCGCTACGCCAGAAACCGTAAGACCTTCTCCACGGAACAGCAGTTGAAACTCCTGAACAGCCGGATTGCCGTTATCGGCTGCGGAGGATTGGGCGGGTACATCGTGGAGGAGCTGGCCCGCCTCGGTGTGGGGTCGATCCTGGTCGTGGACCCGGATACTTTTAATGAGCACAACCTGAACCGCCAGCTATTCTCCGTTCCGGGAAACCTGGGGATGCCCAAGGCTGTAGCCGCTGTGCGCAGGGCGAAAGAGATCAATCCCGCCATCCATGCCATCGCGATGGTCACATCCTTTTCGGAGGAGAACGGCGAAGACCTGCTCATGGACATTCAAGTAGCCGCGGACGCACTTGACAATGTTCCCGCCCGCCTGGATCTGGCCGGAGTCTGCGACCGGATGGACATCCCCCTCGTCCACGGCAGCGTCGGCGGCTGGTACGGTACGGTGGCCACGCAGTATCCAGGTGAACGGACGATTCAGCGCCTTTTCGCCAATTTCTCGGGAAGCAAGGGCATCGAGGAAGAACTCGGCAACACGTCGTTCACTCCTCCGCTGGTAGCCAGCATCGAGGTGGCGGAAATCATCAAAATCCTCCTAGGCGAGGGGACAACCCTGAGGGGCAAGCTTCTATCCATCAACCTGATCGACATGGAGATTGTGGACATCAATCTGTAA